The Methanomassiliicoccus sp. genomic sequence TTGGGGGAAAGCCCTCCGCACCTGAGGAAGGTAATAGCGATCGTCGAGGAGCACGATGGTCGCCCGATCCGTCCCCGACCGGATGGCCCGGCCCGCGGCCTGCAGCACCTTAGAGATCGCAGGGTACACTTGGACATAGAGATTCGCCTTCTTCGTGCCGTACTTTCCTTCCATTCGGTGGAGCATACCCTCCATCTCTCGGGACGGTGGGGCCAGAGGAAGGCCGACGATGAACACCGCCCCCAGCAGGTTGTCCCGGAAGTCCACCCCTTCGGAGAGCGAGCCCCCCATCGTGCCCAGCAGCAGGTTCCTTCCCTCCCGGAGCTGGTGCACCAGGGCTTCCTTCTCGTTCTTCCCGTGCTCCCGGCGCTCGGCGAGGATCCGCCGGTCGCCCACCATCGCCGCGAGGTACCCTTCCACCTGTCCGAGGAGTTCGTAAGACGGGAAGAACGCCGCGACGTTTCCCGGTACCTTGTCCGCGCTCCGGGCGATCTCCTCGGCAATGGATGCGTACATCGTCTGACCCCGGCACCGATACCTGGACGACACTCGGCCGGAGGCGAGCACCAGGCGGTTCTCCTGGGGGAAGGGCGAGGGGTAGCTGCGGCAGACGGCGTTGCGCGCTCCCAGGAGCTCGGCGAACATCTCCGGGGGGTGGAGCGTCCCGCTCATGATGAGCGAACTCCGAACTCTGGCTAGCACCGGCGCGGTGACCGGAGAGGGGTCGATGAGGCTGACCCTGAGCCTGGCCGGCTCCCCGTCCAGGTATCGGACGGTGACGTCGTCGGGAGCGCTCCAGGCGTGGAGGAAGTCGATGAGGCTGCTGACCTCGCTGCCCTCTCCCACGGCGGTCTCGATCTCCTCGGCCAGGCCGCCGGCGTCGACCCCGCACGCCTCCTTGAGGGGCCGGTCCAGGTCCTCTCCGGCGATACGCTCGGGATCCCGGCGAGCCAGGTCGCGGAACACCTCGGCGAGGATGTCCACATCCTCGGTGAAGTGCCTCAGGGCGGGTAGGTCACGAGCGTGTGACAGGGCTAACGCGCTCACGCTCCCGCTGCCCGCCCCCATGACCCTCGCCGGGAGGTTGTGGGCCTCGTCGATGACCAGGATGGCGTCCGACTCCCGGCGGCCCAGCCGCTGCAGGATGTTGGGGCCGCGGCCGAACATCTGGTTGTAGTCCCCTATGATCACATGGGCCTCGGCTGCGGCGCGCATGGCCTCCTGGTGGGGGCACTGCCCAGCCCGCAGGCAGGAGCGCATCGCCTCCTGGATGTTGAGAGGATAGTCGAGGAGGACGTCGTTCCCGCCTTCTTGCCGACGGGAGAAGAAGCAGCGGCGCCCCCGGGCGCACGGAACGCTCGCTCCGTCCTTCTGTGCTAGGCACATGTCCTCCCGGGCGATGATATCCACCACTCCGATCCGCTTCTTCCTCCATATTCCCCGAGCAGTCTCCACGGCGATGGCATGCTGGCTCTGCCGGGAGGTGAGGAATAGGACCACACCGTCGGAGGCTAATGCGGTCTCCACCGCTGCGGTGAGGGCCACCGCCGTCTTCCCCAGTCCTGTGGGGGCATGGGCCAGTAGGTGCGTTCGATGGGCCATGCACATGCGGGCATCTTCCAGGAATCTCTCCTGTCCCCCGCGTACAACCTGATGGGGAAACAGGCCTGTCGTCTGTCCCTCTGTCGAACCCTGATGAATCTCGCAAGCTTCCATGAGGAGGATGACCGCGCCTCGTCCTAGCCATTCATTGCGATTAACCGTAAGCTGCACCGGGAACCATAAAAGGGCCGAGGTCCAAGACCAGTAGAGCGATGGAAGTGAATGAGGGGCGAAGGAAGATAGAGGTCAGGATAGGAGCCATCCTGTTCATGACCGTGCTCGCGGCCTACCTCGCCCGGGTGTCCATCTCCGTTGCCCTGCCCTTCATCGCCGTGGACTACGATTGATCTCCGGAGCAGATAGGGAGTCTGGGTGGCGTCCTCATGGGCGTATTCCTGTTGGAGTATGGCCTCTCCAACGTCTTCCTCAGCCCCCTGGCCGTGCTGTTGTGGTCCGCGGTGACCGCGTTGATGGGAGTGGTGGGCATGGCGTTTGCGGCGTTCGTGCTGCTCCGAACCGCCCTTGGCCTGGCTCAGGGGGTAGTCTTCCCGGCGGCGGGAAAGATCACCCAGGCATGGACGCCCCCGCGGCGAAGGTCGAGGACGAACGCCATGTACTACTCGGCCATTGCCCTGGCCAATATTCTGTCGCCCTTGCTGCTCATCCCGCTGATGATGGCTGCATCATGGAACCTGATGTTCATCGTCCTGGGGGCGCTGGGCTTCGTCCTGCTGGTACCCATTGTCCTGTGGCTCAGGGACTCCCCGGAGGGGCCGGCCAAGTGCGAACCGGAGACACTGAAGGACAACGTGCGCTACGCCTCCTCCCAGCTCCGGCAGGCGGTGCGCATCAAGGGCCCGTTCTTTCTCATCCTCAGCCATTCCCTGTGGTCCATCGCCTTTTAGGGATTGACCATGTGGTTGCCGACCTTCATGATCATGGCCCGGGGTTTCTCGTCCGATGAGCTGGTATGGGCCGCAGCGATCCCCTACGTCGGATATATAGGGGGCCTGTTGGCGGGCTCGTTCCTCAGCGACCGGACCGGTCGAAGGTCCCTGGTGACCATCTCCTTCCTGATGGCCGGGGCGGTGATGATGCTGTCGCTGGTGTTCCTGACCGGAAAGGTGGAGACGATACTCGCTCTTTCTGCCATGTTCTTCTTCGTAGCCATACTGGGGCCGAACGTGGCGACCCTCCTGCAGGGCTGTTGCGTTTCCTGGCTGACATGCTCGGCGGCTGGGATCGAGAACGGCGTTTCCAATGGCTTGGGTGCCCTGGGACCGGTCTCGGTGGGAACGATCGTTGCCGTCACCGGCTCCTACGATGCTGCCCTCCTGCTCCTCGCGGCCCTGATCGTCCTGAGCGGAGCGGCGCTGCTCGGTTTTAAGGGCCGGGAGGAAGCATCCTGTCCTCTGCCCCCGTTAGTAGAGAAAGATTATCATAATTGAATCATTTTTTACAACCATGGACAAACTCCCATTCGGGTGCGGCAGCCTCGACGCCATGCTGGACGGCGGAGTGGAGGCGGGGTGCTTGACCCTGCTCTACGGAGAGGCGGGTACTGGCAAGACCACGCTGTGCCTGCTCCTCGCCCGGGATGTGGCCAGGGCAGGGAAGAAGGTCGTTTACCTAGACACCGAGGGGGTCTCCATCGACCGCCTTAGGCAGATCTCCGGACCTGATTTCGAGGCGGTGGCCAAGAACATCCTGTTCTCCAACATCGGCAGCTTTGACGAGCAGGAGAGGATGGTGGACAAGGCCATCAAGCTGGCCCAGGGCAATGTGGATGTCGGGATGATCATCATCGACTCCATCAGCATGCACTACCGGCTGACCAGCCAGGAGGAGGACCGCGCCGACCGTAAATCGCTGGCCGGGCAGACCACCAAGCTCACCAACCTCGCCCGGGAGAAGGCGCTGCCGGTCATCGTCACCTCGCAGGTATACACAGACGTGGAGACGGGGACCTTCGAGGCGCTGGGTGGCCACGCCTTGCACCACAACGCCAAGCTCATCGTCCGGGTGGACAAGGTCCGCTCCGGAGGGAGGAGGAGGGCGGTCCTGATGAAGGCCCGCCACCTGCCCGAAGGCCTAGAGGCCGATTTCCGCCTCACCGCCGAAGGGATCAGCTGCTAGCTCAAACCTTGCGGCCCACCGCGAAGTCTATGATCCCGCTGAGGAACTCCCGCTCAAAGGTCGGGGGCAGGCACTCCAGCTGCTCCTTGGCCTTGGCCGCGTAGTCGGCCGCGGTTCTCTTGGCATAGTCGATCGCGCCGCAATCGTGCAGCACCTGGATCGCCGCCGAGATCTCCTCCGCGGTCGCCTTGTCGTTCCCCAGCGCCCTCATCAGAGTGGCGCGGCGGGGGTCCTTGGGGTCCATGGTGTGCAGGGCATGCAGGACGATGAGCGTCCGCTTGCCGTTGCGGATGTCGTTCCCCACTGGCTTGCCGAGCTGCTTCTCGTCTCCAGTCAGGGCGAGGATGTCATCCCACACCTGGAAGCCCATGCCCATGAGCCTGGCGTAATCCTTCATGCGGGCAATCTGCTCTTCGGTCCCTCCGCCGATGAGTGCCCCACCCTCGGCGGCACACTCGAACAGCACCGCGGTCTTCTTGTAGATCATCTTCTGGTAGTCGTCCAGAGCCACCCGGTCCACCGGGATGTTCTCCAGGTCCATGTCCTCCTGCTGTCCCTCGGCGATCAGCCACACGGTGTGGGCGGTCATCCGGACCAGGCGGTTGATGTGCTTCGGCGGGATATCCGCGTCGGTGATGATCTCGAAGGCCCGGGCGAAGAGGGCGTCCCCGGCGATGATCGCTGTAGGCACGTCGAAGAGCACGTGCACAGCGGGTCGTCCCCGCCGCATCGAGTCGTTGTCCATGACGTCATCGTGGACCAGGGTGAAGTTGTGGATGATCTCCAACGCGCTGGCGAAGGGGATGGCCTTGTCTCCCGCCCCCCCGACCGCCTGGGCCACCACCTGGGCCATCATCGGCCGCAGCCGCTTCCCGCCGGCGACGGGATAGTGCCTCACCGCCAGCATTAACTTCATGTCGTCCCCACCCTCGAGGTAGGACATGACCTGTCCATCGATCAACTTCGCTCTCTTGGTGATCTCCTTAAGCACGTCCATGATCAGATCTCCTGTTCCGCAGCGGCCCACTCTCTGGTGATGCCGGTGATGATGTATTGAGCGTTACCCAGCTCTCTGACGTTCCTTGACCCGGTGAGGAACATGGCGATCCTCATCTCCTCGATGATCAGGGAAAGCTTCTCCTCAACCGCCTTGGGAGAGTCCATCGCCTCCCTCAGGACCGCCCGGGCCAATCCCGCGCAGTCCGCGCCGACGGCGATCCCCTTGGCCGCCTGGAGCCCGTTCTCGATGCCCCCGCTGGCGATGATGGGCAGGCCGACATCGGCCCACATGACCGACACCGGTGCGGGGATGCCCCACTCGGCGAAGGTGGCGGCGATGCGCTCGCATCTACAATCTCCCTGCCGGGTGGCTCTCCGTCCCTCGACCTTGGAGAAGCTGGTGCCTCCCGCACCCGCGACATCGAGGCCCCGCACGCCGATGCCCTTCAAGCGCATAGCGACCCCCCTCGAGATGCCCGCCCCGGTCTCCTTGATCAGGATGGGGAGCTCCCGCGATAGCGAACGGATGCCGTCATAGCAGCCCCTGGCCTTGGTGTCGCCCTCCGGCTGCGCGATCTCCTGCAGGAAGTTAAGATGGATGGCCAGAAGGTCCGCGTCGATCATATCGATGGCTTTGCGGGCATCGTCCGGGCCGAAGGCCCGCTTCCGCTTCTGAGGAATTAGCTGGGGAGCCCCGATATTGCCGACCTTCAGAGGGACGTCGTAGTCCTTGATGACCTCATAGCTCTTCCTTGCCCCCTTCTCCAGGGCAGGGCGCTGGCTTCCTACGCCGAGCCCGATGCGCAGATTCGCGCAGGCCTCCGCCAGGTTGCGGTTAATCTTCTCCGCCAGGGGATGGCCGCCGGTGATGGCGGTGACCATCAGGGGGCAGGCGAGCTTTCGGCCGAACAGGACGGTGGAGGTGTCCACTTCCTCCAGGTCGACCTCGGGCAGGGCCTCGTGCACCAGGTTGACGTCGTTCCAGTAGTCGTGGGCCGATGCCACGTCCTCCTCCAGCGATACCTGGATATGCTCAGCTTTCCTCTGCTCGATCCCTTTCACCTTAAACCACCACCCTTGTGCCCACGACCTCTTCGCCCCTCATCGCCGCGGCCAGCCGGCCGGGCACCATGCCGTTGATGACCATCGAGCCGCCGCCGTGGGCGGCGATCCTCAGCATGGTCTCGATCTTCCCATAGATGCTGCCGGTGACATCGGCACAGTGCTGGGTCCGCGGCAGCGCGTCCAGAACGGAGCGATCCACCACCTCGTACATGCGGGCCGAGGGGTCGCACCGCGGGTCGCTGCTGAACACCCCGTCGACATCGGAGCAGAAGATGATGCGCCGGGGAGAGAGCTCTCGGGCCAGGACCTCCATAAGCTGGTCCCCCGAGCAGATGCCGAAGCCGCGCTTGACGTCGAGGGCCACGTCCCCGAAGGTCACCGGTGCTATCCCTAGTGCCAGGTATCGGCGGAAGGCGTCGACGTCCAGGCTCTCCAACACGCCCCCGGAGAGCCTCACCAGCGCTGACGGGGGCAGGGAGACAGCGGGAACCCCGCTCCGGACGAGGGCCGAGGTCACCGCCAGGTTCAGCACCCTGACATCCTCCAGCACCTGGGCCGCTCCCATAAGCTGAGATGCGTCCTCGTATCCGTTCTGGATGCGGTGCTTGGCGGCTACGACATGGCCGAACGAGCCAGCCCCGTGAACGACCACCGTCGTCTCCCCCGAACCAGCTATCTCCTCTGCCAGTCTTTTCAGGATGCCTTCCCGCAGGACCCTGTAGTTCATCTTGTCGGTGATGACGCTGCCGCCCAGCTTTACCAGCAACATGTGGTACGGCCGGAACATACCGCGTGGCGTATAAATAGGATACGAGCGGGACCAACGGCGCTCGTCGAAATCCACGCCCTAGGGTCTGGGCAACCCTTCGGAATTCAGCTGCCGAGGCGGGTCCCGCACTTCCGGCAGAACATGTCGTCGGGCAAAGCCTCGATCCTGCAGGAGGGGCAGCACCTGATCCCCGGCCCCTCGGCCACCGGGATCTTGGTCGGAGGAGCGAGCTTGACCACCGTGGACGGGTAGCTCTTCCCCGCCGCCGGAGCGATGGGAGCGAGCAGGCGCTTAGCCTTCATGGCCTCCTTCAATGCTCCGTCGTAGTCCTCGGCGTCGAAGCATGCCTGGGCCCGGTCCAGGCACAGGGTGGATTCGACCTTGGCCTCGTCACAGGCACCGGGTATGCCGTCACGCACGGAATCGATGATGAACTTCGACTCCAGATAGTTGGCAGGCATTTTCTTGACCTGATTGGCGGGCACCTCGATGCTCTCCTTCCCTGCCTTTACGGGGTCGGGGGAGGGCATGGAGATGAGGTCCTTTTCCTTGCAGTTCATGAGGATGTTCCTCGCTCTCTTCGCCATATCAGTAGCGTCGAGGAACTCCCTCCGCTCATAGGCGCTCTGCGCCTTGTAGATGAGGAGGTCGGCCTCAGTGGTGTCCCTTCCGTTCTGGCGAAGGGACTCAGCAACCGCCTTGGTGGTGCATACGGCGTTGTAGGCATCGTCGCGCTCGATGGCCGCGTCCATCTTGACCTGCTTGCGTCCCCTCAGGAACCTGAGCTCTAGGAAGCCCACCACGGCCGCGAAGGCCACGGCGGCGATGAGCAAGACAATCTCCAGGGATATGTCCATGTTGAGCACCCTGCTGCGGAACAATTATTATGGGGTGTAAAAACAATTTGCGATACAGTTAGTGATTTTTGTTAATGGAGAGGAAAAAGTGGCTGACAGCGTTCCATGGTTCCCGCGGGCTCGCGCACCGCAGTACAGCATGGAACGCAGGCGGGCTTAACTTCCGGGTTCGAATGGGACCGGGTGTATCCCCGCCGCTGTGGCCGTCACACCAACTCTCCGAATAGGCCCCATGTATAAAAGGATTGCTATCATTGACGGTCCCGGGGTCACAGGAGCAGATATAGGGCGACCGCGGCCACGCTCCCGAAGGCCATGGACATGAAGTTGACATGCAGCTTGCCCACCACCCCCCGCCTCTCCAGGGTCGCTCCGATGAGGCTGTCCACCATGCATCCGGCCACGCCCATTGCTGTCGGGATGAGCACTAGAGGATCGAAAGGCTGGTGGAAGATGACCAGCCAGCCAGTGTAGGACGCCACCCCCGAGGCTACGATGCACCAGAAGGTGCCCATGAGCGAAACCCCCCCGTCGGTCCCCGGAGGGACACGCTGCCCGGTGGTGATGAGGTAAGTGCGGTCGGATAGCACCCCGAGTTCGCTGGCCGTGGTATCTGCTGCGGCCACCGCCACCGACGAGATGTAGGCGATGACCGCTAAGGTCGAATCCTGGGTTCCGCTGGCGAAGGCTATGATCGCCACCAGCGCCGGAGCCAGCCCATTGGCCAGGACGTTGCGGTATGTCCGCTCGCCCTTCTTTCCTTCTTGGAGGCCCTTGCTCTCCTTGATCTGGAAGCGGAACTTGGTGACCGCGAAGCCCATGAACACGAAGACCACGAGGGTCAGAAGCCATCCGATCGAGCCCAGGCCGCCGATGGCCATGCCCACGAGGAAGGAGGCGGCCGAGCCGCTGGCGGTCAGCAGACCGAAGCGGTAGGAGAGCACCGACAGTACTGTGCACAGGACAACCACGATGGCCAGGCTCTCCAGGCTAACCATGCACGGTAAACAGGCCCTTCGGTTATTAATCTTGCCAGCTCGGTTTTATTTCTGAACATATCAGGCCGCGTCACCGCCCGGCCCCTCTGGCCGCTCCTCTGATACCTTCTTGTCCACCGCGGTCCCGCAGGTCGGGCATTTGGGGTCGGTGGCAGGGAACAGGTTCCCGCAGTAGGTACAGGTGGTCATCGGTATCGGCTCTTCGCTCTCGTGGCTCCTGAACGGCAGCGAGGAGACGATGTCCTTCACCGTGCTCTTGAGCAGGCCGTTGGTCTCGTCCTTGATGCCCCTGACTTTCTCGAGGTCGCCATCCCACCCATCGAGCACGTTCGAGTACTCTTTCTCCGCTCTAGCGATAATGTCCCTCATCCGCTGAGGCACGCGCCCCTCGCGCTTGCCGTGGAGAACCACTGCCAGGTAGATGTGATCGCCCCTCTCTATCAGGACCTTCTTGTCTCCGAAGTCCATGCGGCTAAGCCCAGTGGACGACTCATCTTTGAACGAGTCCTTGACGAAGTCCTGTATGGCCACGAGCATACTGCTCAGGATCTGGTCGTCCATCCCCGGCTTCAGCCGTCGGGTCTGATGAGCCATCAGGTTGCCGTCCTCGTAGATGATGAAAACCTCATCGACGACCATGGATGTGGTTCGATAATGGAGGAAGAAGATGGCCCCCAATGCTGCGATGACGAACAAGGCAACGAACATCCAGGTGCTGTCCGGTCTGTTCACCAGACCAACTGTCAATGTCGTGGAGGCCGAGCGGTGACCACTACTGTCGACTGCCTCAACATGGTATGTCAAATCGCTGGTTATATCCGAGGCTGGGATGGTGGCGACGTAGGTATCTGTCCCGCTGACCTGGCTCATAATGAGGGTCTTGGTCAGATTATTGCTGGTATATACCAACAAGACCTGGCTCACACCCGACTCATCGGTAACCTCAGCCTTGATGACCAAGTCATCACCACGATAAACCTGGGACGAGATGAGGCTAGAGGATATCTTGATGGAGGGGGGATCATTATCGGCAAGCGCTACACAATATGTGCTGCCGATGTTGTTCCACCGATCCCTGACTTCAAGAGTGACGTTGTAAGCACCGTCACTAGAAAATTCTTTCACGATTTGGGCACTTTTTGTCCAATCGGTCCATCCATTAGCATCTCCAAAGTTCCACCTGTACATCAGGCCGGCCTGCATATCTGAGTATGTATCTGTACTTCCGCTGGCATCAAAGGTGTAATTCCCAGTCGCGGTCGACGAAACCTTGATGTCAGCCACCGGTTGGACATTCATTACGGCAACGGTCAGATTCATCTGGATAAACGAATTGGATGATGAGAAATACATCCTCACATTAATGGTGTGCTCTCCAGGCGAATCATAGGAATGGGTCGTGTGGTTAAGGCTGACATTAGGTGCGGCGTTAAAGCCTTTTTCCGGATGATAGTCCATATCCCATTCATATCTGGTGATGGTGGTTGTGTCCCTTGCCGTCCTCACCTCGAAATCGATCGGCTGGTCCATGAGAAAACTCGTTTTGCCTCCGTCGGATACAACACTTTCAACGACCTCTGAACTGGATACCACCCTGATCGTTTGGTTGGATGCGACCGTCACACCCCGCTTATCTGTTATGGCCAACGTAATGACATAATCGCCGGGTAAAGTATAGCTAAAATTGGCGCTCTGAGAGCCTGTAATCGAACGGCCATCGCCTAGATACCACACTCTAGATGCTATACGATCCTGCGAGATGCCCGAAGTATCTTGGATCGTTATGTTCTCACCGATCATCGGATGAGAGTTAGAAATTATGAACGATGCCGTCAGTGGATTGTAAACCTGGGTTACGAAGGTGAGGGTGTCGGTTAGGCCGCTGCGGTCGGAGACTGTCAGGGAGCCAGCATAGATACCCGATTCTAAATATATATGAGTGGCGACCTTGCTCGTCGATGAGCCACCATCACCGAAATTCCAGAGATAGGACAAGGAACCGATGTCCGAGTGCGAGTCCGTGGAGTTGGAGGCATCGAAGCTCACTGTTGCCCCGATATCGATCGCGAGGCTTGATTGCCACATCGCTGCAGTTGGCGCGAGGTCATTCTGGAACCACCAACTGACCGTTTCGGCTGTTGATGAGGAAGCAAGAACATCGTCTCTTAGATCGCCATTTATGTCGCCGACATAGATGCCATTTGCTACCCCCCCCGCAGTTAGGTTGAATGGGTTTGTGAAAACCATGCCAGTTTTACTCAACCAAACACCAACCTTGGCGATCGATGAATATCTGGCCGCAATATCGGCCTTACCATCATCATTCAGATCGGCCGATCGTATTTGGCTGGCAGCTCCTGGAAGAGAGATGGATGCGGATGCAGATGACCAATCATAAAA encodes the following:
- a CDS encoding ATP-dependent DNA helicase; its protein translation is MQLTVNRNEWLGRGAVILLMEACEIHQGSTEGQTTGLFPHQVVRGGQERFLEDARMCMAHRTHLLAHAPTGLGKTAVALTAAVETALASDGVVLFLTSRQSQHAIAVETARGIWRKKRIGVVDIIAREDMCLAQKDGASVPCARGRRCFFSRRQEGGNDVLLDYPLNIQEAMRSCLRAGQCPHQEAMRAAAEAHVIIGDYNQMFGRGPNILQRLGRRESDAILVIDEAHNLPARVMGAGSGSVSALALSHARDLPALRHFTEDVDILAEVFRDLARRDPERIAGEDLDRPLKEACGVDAGGLAEEIETAVGEGSEVSSLIDFLHAWSAPDDVTVRYLDGEPARLRVSLIDPSPVTAPVLARVRSSLIMSGTLHPPEMFAELLGARNAVCRSYPSPFPQENRLVLASGRVSSRYRCRGQTMYASIAEEIARSADKVPGNVAAFFPSYELLGQVEGYLAAMVGDRRILAERREHGKNEKEALVHQLREGRNLLLGTMGGSLSEGVDFRDNLLGAVFIVGLPLAPPSREMEGMLHRMEGKYGTKKANLYVQVYPAISKVLQAAGRAIRSGTDRATIVLLDDRYYLPQVRRAFPQDFIISPEQEIPEKIGAFYIQT
- a CDS encoding MFS transporter, whose product is MGVFLLEYGLSNVFLSPLAVLLWSAVTALMGVVGMAFAAFVLLRTALGLAQGVVFPAAGKITQAWTPPRRRSRTNAMYYSAIALANILSPLLLIPLMMAASWNLMFIVLGALGFVLLVPIVLWLRDSPEGPAKCEPETLKDNVRYASSQLRQAVRIKGPFFLILSHSLWSIAF
- the radB gene encoding DNA repair and recombination protein RadB yields the protein MDKLPFGCGSLDAMLDGGVEAGCLTLLYGEAGTGKTTLCLLLARDVARAGKKVVYLDTEGVSIDRLRQISGPDFEAVAKNILFSNIGSFDEQERMVDKAIKLAQGNVDVGMIIIDSISMHYRLTSQEEDRADRKSLAGQTTKLTNLAREKALPVIVTSQVYTDVETGTFEALGGHALHHNAKLIVRVDKVRSGGRRRAVLMKARHLPEGLEADFRLTAEGISC
- a CDS encoding polyprenyl synthetase family protein; translated protein: MDVLKEITKRAKLIDGQVMSYLEGGDDMKLMLAVRHYPVAGGKRLRPMMAQVVAQAVGGAGDKAIPFASALEIIHNFTLVHDDVMDNDSMRRGRPAVHVLFDVPTAIIAGDALFARAFEIITDADIPPKHINRLVRMTAHTVWLIAEGQQEDMDLENIPVDRVALDDYQKMIYKKTAVLFECAAEGGALIGGGTEEQIARMKDYARLMGMGFQVWDDILALTGDEKQLGKPVGNDIRNGKRTLIVLHALHTMDPKDPRRATLMRALGNDKATAEEISAAIQVLHDCGAIDYAKRTAADYAAKAKEQLECLPPTFEREFLSGIIDFAVGRKV
- the fni gene encoding type 2 isopentenyl-diphosphate Delta-isomerase, which encodes MKGIEQRKAEHIQVSLEEDVASAHDYWNDVNLVHEALPEVDLEEVDTSTVLFGRKLACPLMVTAITGGHPLAEKINRNLAEACANLRIGLGVGSQRPALEKGARKSYEVIKDYDVPLKVGNIGAPQLIPQKRKRAFGPDDARKAIDMIDADLLAIHLNFLQEIAQPEGDTKARGCYDGIRSLSRELPILIKETGAGISRGVAMRLKGIGVRGLDVAGAGGTSFSKVEGRRATRQGDCRCERIAATFAEWGIPAPVSVMWADVGLPIIASGGIENGLQAAKGIAVGADCAGLARAVLREAMDSPKAVEEKLSLIIEEMRIAMFLTGSRNVRELGNAQYIITGITREWAAAEQEI
- a CDS encoding isopentenyl phosphate kinase, which translates into the protein MLLVKLGGSVITDKMNYRVLREGILKRLAEEIAGSGETTVVVHGAGSFGHVVAAKHRIQNGYEDASQLMGAAQVLEDVRVLNLAVTSALVRSGVPAVSLPPSALVRLSGGVLESLDVDAFRRYLALGIAPVTFGDVALDVKRGFGICSGDQLMEVLARELSPRRIIFCSDVDGVFSSDPRCDPSARMYEVVDRSVLDALPRTQHCADVTGSIYGKIETMLRIAAHGGGSMVINGMVPGRLAAAMRGEEVVGTRVVV
- a CDS encoding DUF92 domain-containing protein codes for the protein MVSLESLAIVVVLCTVLSVLSYRFGLLTASGSAASFLVGMAIGGLGSIGWLLTLVVFVFMGFAVTKFRFQIKESKGLQEGKKGERTYRNVLANGLAPALVAIIAFASGTQDSTLAVIAYISSVAVAAADTTASELGVLSDRTYLITTGQRVPPGTDGGVSLMGTFWCIVASGVASYTGWLVIFHQPFDPLVLIPTAMGVAGCMVDSLIGATLERRGVVGKLHVNFMSMAFGSVAAVALYLLL
- a CDS encoding PKD domain-containing protein — encoded protein: MATGDLNHDSYTDFAIATGTGVTIYYANSTGSLVSSFNLPLSASDVRRIAVGDLDNDGKDDIAVTYIGSSDALPCIGIFYQKDSFTYSSSLQIQTYDDPWQVVIGDFANTSTNGLAVICRGDPGNGLSAELMLLKEPFYKLGDRKAIELSGLTNLQLLASGYVNTDSRLDLVAGDSYGKNIVVLTQPATFSTSWSPVTMDIGGSIADIQFIDYSGNGIAKDLAAVKYGVDSGQVEIRINDGSGIPIASGKVLSLSGASSLAMGAMTSTQYPDMVVLSSSESLLKMYPRQSSGLDANTYFQFPVNTAPIKAKILEYGVYVLSSGSAAAGPTLDLYRYVGSSIGNANGNSFLTDGQPTVVCAGDVTFDIVAAAYDGQNAVYITTLTGLSRVITTVSVPTSLYIGDLDGDGVGDLAIGFRSSNSVVIYKGSSGFMSNNQPVTISLSLSQPQSLTGGRIESIGKDVLIVGCKAGIDVIYDALSGSPTQETIGTGNSGDRTDVAFGRLSSTGANGGIAALNGNSIEIYLVKSSPTIGDCYDSTYNAHLSMYGSTPTSIAVGNFDGSGGDDVAVATTVGQSQSQIKIFINSGFYDWSSASASISLPGAASQIRSADLNDDGKADIAARYSSIAKVGVWLSKTGMVFTNPFNLTAGGVANGIYVGDINGDLRDDVLASSSTAETVSWWFQNDLAPTAAMWQSSLAIDIGATVSFDASNSTDSHSDIGSLSYLWNFGDGGSSTSKVATHIYLESGIYAGSLTVSDRSGLTDTLTFVTQVYNPLTASFIISNSHPMIGENITIQDTSGISQDRIASRVWYLGDGRSITGSQSANFSYTLPGDYVITLAITDKRGVTVASNQTIRVVSSSEVVESVVSDGGKTSFLMDQPIDFEVRTARDTTTITRYEWDMDYHPEKGFNAAPNVSLNHTTHSYDSPGEHTINVRMYFSSSNSFIQMNLTVAVMNVQPVADIKVSSTATGNYTFDASGSTDTYSDMQAGLMYRWNFGDANGWTDWTKSAQIVKEFSSDGAYNVTLEVRDRWNNIGSTYCVALADNDPPSIKISSSLISSQVYRGDDLVIKAEVTDESGVSQVLLVYTSNNLTKTLIMSQVSGTDTYVATIPASDITSDLTYHVEAVDSSGHRSASTTLTVGLVNRPDSTWMFVALFVIAALGAIFFLHYRTTSMVVDEVFIIYEDGNLMAHQTRRLKPGMDDQILSSMLVAIQDFVKDSFKDESSTGLSRMDFGDKKVLIERGDHIYLAVVLHGKREGRVPQRMRDIIARAEKEYSNVLDGWDGDLEKVRGIKDETNGLLKSTVKDIVSSLPFRSHESEEPIPMTTCTYCGNLFPATDPKCPTCGTAVDKKVSEERPEGPGGDAA